In Juglans microcarpa x Juglans regia isolate MS1-56 chromosome 4S, Jm3101_v1.0, whole genome shotgun sequence, a single window of DNA contains:
- the LOC121262484 gene encoding WEB family protein At2g17940-like isoform X2: MEKSRDQDRGAGVVMVMHRAEIDTRAPFNSVKEAVMLFGERVLAGEIYSKQLKIRASASGQTGNAQSRLGALTAELEETKQSLQKAREEGNSMAMCIKSLREELEQAKKEIRELKKVMEFQKDQQAETDQIEHLKFIENAIKVDQIKTQNTEEAKEFQRKRSYVRFASPPSLAKVIISAAEDDQFQERSPSIKKTKKKSLIPLIGWLFSRKKGSHE, encoded by the exons ATGGAGAAGAGCAGAGATCAAGATCGGGGTGCAGGAGTAGTAATGGTCATGCACCGTGCAGAGATCGACACCCGAGCACCTTTCAATTCTGTTAAAGAAGCTGTCATGTTGTTCGGAGAAAGGGTTTTGGCCGGTGAAATCTACTCCAAGCAGCTCAaa ATACGAGCTTCAGCAAGTGGTCAAACTGGGAATGCTCAATCTAGGCTTGGAGCCTTGACAGCTGAGCTTGAAGAAACAAAGCAAAGCCTTCAGAAAGCTAGAGAAGAAGGTAACTCCATGGCAATGTGCATAAAATCCCTTAGAGAAGAGCTGGAACAAGCTAAGAAAGAAATACGTGAGTTGAAGAAGGTAATGGAGTTCCAAAAAGATCAGCAGGCTGAAACTGATCAGATCGAACACCTCAAGTTCATCGAAAATGCAATAAAAGTTGATCAGATCAAGACACAAAATACAGAAGAAGCAAAGGAGTTCCAGAGGAAGAGATCATACGTGAGATTTGCAAGCCCTCCTTCACTGGCTAAGGTTATAATCAGTGCTGCTGAAGACGATCAGTTTCAGGAGAGATCCCCTTCTATTAAGAAGACAAAGAAGAAGTCTTTGATACCACTCATAGGATGGCTTTTTTCAAGAAAGAAGGGAAGCCATGAATAG
- the LOC121262485 gene encoding protein ANTHESIS POMOTING FACTOR 1, whose translation MGGTQSEREEKVSLELSEEILQSMEVGMTFRDYSGRISSMDFHKTSSYLVTASDDESIRLYDVASATCLKTINSKKYGVDLVCFTSHPTTVIYSSKNGWDESLRLLSLHDYKYLRYFKGHHDRVVSLSLCSRKECFISGSLDRTVLLWDQRAEKCQGLLHVQGRPATSYDEQGLIFAIAFGGYIRMFDARKYERGPFDIFPVGGDTSDANVVKFSNDGRLMLLTTMDGHIHVLDSFRGTLLSTYNVKPVSVNSTLEASFSPEGMFVISGSGDGSVYAWSVRSGKEVASWMSTDTEPPVIKWAPGSLTFVTGSSELSFWVPDLSKLGAYAGRK comes from the exons ATGGGTG GAACACAAtctgagagagaagaaaaggttTCCTTGGAGCTCAGTGAAGAAATTCTTCAGAGCATGGAAGTCGGCATGACCTTCAGAGACTAT AGTGGTAGAATCAGTTCGATGGATTTTCATAAGACATCAAGTTATCTCGTGACGGCTAGTGACGATGAATCCATTCGCCTTTATGATGTCGCCAGTGCAAC CTGTTTGAAGACAATCAACAGCAAAAAGTATGGAGTTGATCTGGTTTGCTTTACTTCTCACCCTACAACAGTCATATACTCTTCAAAAAATGGTTGGGACG AATCTCTGAGGCTACTATCATTGCATGACTACAAGTATTTGCGGTATTTCAAAGGTCACCACGACAG GGTTGTGTCACTCAGCTTGTGCTCTCGCAAAGAATGCTTCATCTCTGGTTCTCTTGATCGAACAGTTTTGCTTTGGGATCAACGAGCTGAAAAGTGTCAG GGGCTTTTACATGTACAAGGAAGGCCTGCTACGTCATACGATGAACAAGGGTTAATCTTTGCTATTGCCTTTGGAGGATACATAAGAATGTTTGATGCTCGCAAGTACGAAAGG GGTCCTTTTGACATCTTTCCTGTTGGGGGGGATACATCTGATGCAAATGTCGTAAAGTTCAGTAATGATGGGAGACTTATGCTTTTGACAACTATGGATGGACATATTCATGTTCTTGACTCATTCCGTGGCACTCTT TTATCTACGTATAATGTCAAGCCTGTTTCAGTCAATTCCACTTTAGAGGCATCTTTCAGTCCAGAGGGAATGTTTGTTATATCAG GCTCAGGTGATGGTAGTGTTTATGCTTGGAGTGTACGAAGTGGAAAAGAA GTTGCTAGCTGGATGAGTACTGACACTGAGCCTCCAGTCATAAAATGGGCTCCTGGAAGTCTTACATTTGTAACTGGCTCGTCTGAACTGTCATTCTGGGTACCAGACTTGTCTAAGCTGGGAGCTTATGCTGGAAGGAAGTAG
- the LOC121262484 gene encoding WEB family protein At2g17940-like isoform X1 gives MEKSRDQDRGAGVVMVMHRAEIDTRAPFNSVKEAVMLFGERVLAGEIYSKQLKEIRASASGQTGNAQSRLGALTAELEETKQSLQKAREEGNSMAMCIKSLREELEQAKKEIRELKKVMEFQKDQQAETDQIEHLKFIENAIKVDQIKTQNTEEAKEFQRKRSYVRFASPPSLAKVIISAAEDDQFQERSPSIKKTKKKSLIPLIGWLFSRKKGSHE, from the exons ATGGAGAAGAGCAGAGATCAAGATCGGGGTGCAGGAGTAGTAATGGTCATGCACCGTGCAGAGATCGACACCCGAGCACCTTTCAATTCTGTTAAAGAAGCTGTCATGTTGTTCGGAGAAAGGGTTTTGGCCGGTGAAATCTACTCCAAGCAGCTCAaagag ATACGAGCTTCAGCAAGTGGTCAAACTGGGAATGCTCAATCTAGGCTTGGAGCCTTGACAGCTGAGCTTGAAGAAACAAAGCAAAGCCTTCAGAAAGCTAGAGAAGAAGGTAACTCCATGGCAATGTGCATAAAATCCCTTAGAGAAGAGCTGGAACAAGCTAAGAAAGAAATACGTGAGTTGAAGAAGGTAATGGAGTTCCAAAAAGATCAGCAGGCTGAAACTGATCAGATCGAACACCTCAAGTTCATCGAAAATGCAATAAAAGTTGATCAGATCAAGACACAAAATACAGAAGAAGCAAAGGAGTTCCAGAGGAAGAGATCATACGTGAGATTTGCAAGCCCTCCTTCACTGGCTAAGGTTATAATCAGTGCTGCTGAAGACGATCAGTTTCAGGAGAGATCCCCTTCTATTAAGAAGACAAAGAAGAAGTCTTTGATACCACTCATAGGATGGCTTTTTTCAAGAAAGAAGGGAAGCCATGAATAG
- the LOC121262486 gene encoding protein WUSCHEL-like — MHSHSHSLSLRVYVFVCFSLFCSAFHFQSVMEPQQQNQPPNEDGGSTGKGGFLCRPSSTRWTPTTDQIRILKDLYYNNGVRSPSAEQIQRISARLRQYGKIEGKNVFYWFQNHKARERQKKRFNTDVPMQRGAGNGGWKPEESIHNKYPMANITSGFPASSSSSGVISVGQMGNYGYGSVTMEKSFRDCSISAGGGGGVGGSISHNFGWVGVNDPYSSSYTFLDKRMSMEENSGGDHHDQEEEEEEAEEEEAAPEIETLPLFPMHGDDTNGFCNISTPSSNGFYTNWYRSGGDDGKSASRTSLELSLNSYSRRSSPQH, encoded by the exons AtgcactctcactctcactctctctctctgcgtgtGTATGTTTTTGTTTGCTTCTCTTTGTTTTGTTctgcttttcattttcaatctgTCATGGAACCTCaacaacaaaaccaacctccGAACGAGGATGGCGGCAGTACTGGGAAAGGGGGGTTTCTATGTAGGCCAAGTAGTACACGTTGGACTCCTACAACTGACCAGATAAGAATTCTCAAGGACCTTTACTACAACAATGGAGTTAGGTCCCCAAGTGCTGAGCAGATTCAGAGGATCTCTGCTAGGCTGAGACAGTACGGAAAAATTGAAGGCAAGAACGTCTTTTATTGGTTTCAGAACCACAAAGCTCGTGAAAGGCAGAAGAAAAGGTTCAATACTGATGTTCCCATGCAAAGAGGGGCTGGTAATGGAGGTTGGAAACCTGAAGAATCCATCCACAACAAGTACCCCATGGCTAACATAACCTCTG GGTTTCCTGCTTCGTCTTCTTCATCTGGGGTGATTTCTGTGGGGCAGATGGGGAACTATGGATATGGATCTGTCACGATGGAGAAGAGCTTTAGG GACTGCTCAATATCAGctggtggtggcggtggtgtTGGTGGATCTATCAGCCACAACTTTGGATGGGTCGGGGTTAATGATCCCTACTCCTCGTCCTACACTTTCCTTGACAAGAGAATGTCAATGGAAGAAAATTCCGGAGGAGATCATCatgatcaagaagaagaagaagaagaagcagaagaagaagaagctgctCCAGAGATAGAAACACTGCCACTGTTCCCCATGCATGGTGATGACACCAATGGCTTCTGCAACATCAGTACTCCTTCATCCAACGGCTTCTACACCAACTGGTATCGCTCTGGCGGCGATGACGGCAAAAGCGCTTCTCGTACTTCCCTGGAGCTCAGCCTCAACTCCTACTCTCGCAGATCTTCACCTCAACATTAA